One genomic window of Azospirillum thermophilum includes the following:
- a CDS encoding helicase-related protein has protein sequence MTDTPDPHPVPDPHLVHEIASAHPEVLTLAAAGLTRIDQAEGRGLVPLGLPLPKGRRDLLVPADRRPAILLEIEGRIDRALRRNGLLAQGRRALDGTSTTLTAAEDRTRLRVTRSDALPWPGFAQPIRLQVSRTVDALELADLPDEELTGRLDHDPALTRAMEQALSRVAAALHRYAEAAGQAQDGWGFDSLADRLARASRNRTDADDLLARWDREYDQWRRDRAEARGRAYVDRHFDFARFERLFPVARGLGRRLVLVIGPTNSGKTHHAIEALKAARDGVYLAPLRLLALEVMERLNAEGTPATLVTGEEEIRTPGARHVASTIELMDPDRPVEVAVIDEIQMLADRDRGWAWTAALMGVPADTVYILGAPEVRPLVERAAAHLGEALEVVELGRKTPLTLLDRRLDWQDVEPGDALIAFSRREVLSVRDTLLARGLSVATVYGALAPAVRRREAARFLSGEADVVVATDAIGMGLNLPCRRVLFTALEKYDGSAVRPLTSTEVKQIAGRAGRFGKFEEGAFGVVARGTPAALRTLLEKADPRLKPDAPLSVRPTRAMLARLAGHVGTDGAALAVSCFADARTAGSPYRLADLSTLRRVAVLLDGRRLTLDDRLDLLFSPVDLDEPADAEVFSAILDAVESGETLPLARLVPARLDGLEADVLEAASRACDLYHWAARKFPERLPDRDRVRATRDAIGQRLSERLASRARRREPPPQAGFRGAPRKRFSPRRR, from the coding sequence ATGACCGACACGCCCGATCCCCATCCGGTCCCGGATCCACATCTGGTTCACGAGATCGCGTCCGCGCACCCGGAAGTGCTGACGCTCGCCGCCGCCGGCCTGACCCGGATCGATCAGGCGGAGGGGCGCGGGCTCGTCCCGCTCGGCCTGCCGCTGCCCAAGGGCAGACGCGACCTTCTGGTGCCCGCCGACCGCCGACCGGCCATCCTGCTGGAGATCGAGGGGCGCATCGACCGCGCCCTGCGCCGCAACGGCCTGCTCGCCCAGGGCCGCCGGGCGCTGGACGGGACCTCCACCACCCTCACCGCCGCCGAGGACCGCACCCGGCTGCGGGTGACGCGCAGCGACGCCCTGCCCTGGCCCGGCTTCGCGCAGCCGATCCGGTTGCAGGTATCCCGCACCGTCGATGCGCTGGAGCTGGCCGACCTGCCGGACGAGGAGCTGACCGGCCGGCTCGACCATGACCCGGCGCTGACCCGGGCGATGGAACAGGCGCTGTCCCGCGTCGCCGCCGCCCTCCACCGCTATGCCGAGGCGGCGGGACAGGCGCAGGACGGCTGGGGCTTCGACAGCCTCGCCGACCGGCTGGCGCGGGCCTCGCGCAACCGCACCGACGCCGACGATCTGCTGGCCCGCTGGGACCGCGAGTACGACCAGTGGCGGCGCGACCGGGCGGAGGCGCGCGGCCGCGCCTATGTCGACCGCCATTTCGACTTCGCCCGGTTCGAGCGGCTGTTCCCGGTCGCCCGCGGCCTGGGGCGCAGGCTGGTCCTGGTGATCGGCCCGACCAACTCCGGCAAGACCCACCATGCCATCGAGGCGCTGAAGGCGGCCCGCGACGGCGTCTATCTCGCCCCGCTGCGCCTGCTGGCGCTGGAGGTGATGGAGCGGCTGAACGCCGAGGGCACCCCCGCCACCCTGGTGACCGGGGAAGAGGAGATCCGCACCCCCGGCGCCCGCCACGTCGCCTCCACCATCGAGCTGATGGACCCCGACCGTCCGGTCGAGGTGGCGGTGATCGACGAGATCCAGATGCTCGCCGACCGCGACCGCGGCTGGGCCTGGACCGCCGCCCTGATGGGCGTGCCGGCCGACACCGTCTACATCCTCGGCGCGCCGGAGGTCCGGCCCCTGGTGGAGCGCGCCGCCGCGCATCTCGGCGAGGCGCTGGAGGTGGTGGAGCTCGGCCGCAAGACGCCGCTGACCCTGCTCGACCGCCGGCTCGACTGGCAGGATGTCGAGCCCGGCGACGCCCTGATCGCCTTCTCCCGGCGCGAGGTGCTGTCGGTGCGCGACACGCTGCTCGCCCGCGGGCTCAGCGTCGCCACCGTCTACGGCGCGCTCGCCCCGGCGGTGCGGCGGCGTGAGGCGGCCCGCTTCCTGTCGGGCGAGGCCGACGTGGTGGTGGCGACCGACGCCATCGGCATGGGCCTGAACCTTCCCTGCCGCCGCGTGCTGTTCACCGCGCTGGAGAAGTACGACGGCAGCGCCGTCCGCCCGCTGACCTCGACGGAGGTGAAGCAGATCGCCGGACGTGCCGGCCGCTTCGGCAAATTCGAGGAGGGCGCCTTCGGCGTCGTCGCCCGCGGAACGCCGGCGGCCCTGCGCACGCTGCTGGAGAAGGCCGACCCGCGCCTGAAGCCCGACGCGCCGCTGTCGGTGCGGCCGACCCGTGCCATGCTGGCCCGCCTCGCCGGCCATGTCGGGACGGACGGCGCCGCGCTGGCCGTCTCCTGCTTCGCCGACGCCCGCACCGCCGGATCGCCCTACCGGCTCGCCGACCTCTCGACGCTCCGCCGGGTGGCCGTCCTGCTCGACGGGCGGCGCCTGACGCTCGACGACCGGCTCGACCTGCTCTTCTCGCCGGTCGATCTCGACGAACCGGCCGACGCCGAGGTCTTTTCCGCCATCCTCGACGCCGTGGAATCGGGGGAGACGCTGCCGCTGGCCCGGCTGGTGCCGGCCCGTCTCGACGGGCTGGAGGCCGACGTGCTGGAGGCGGCGTCGCGCGCCTGCGACCTCTATCACTGGGCGGCGCGCAAGTTCCCGGAACGGCTGCCCGACCGCGACCGCGTGCGCGCCACCCGCGACGCCATCGGGCAGCGGCTGTCCGAGCGTCTGGCCTCGCGCGCCCGGCGGCGCGAGCCGCCGCCCCAGGCCGGGTTCCGCGGTGCCCCCCGCAAGCGCTTCAGTCCGCGGCGGCGCTGA